The Myxocyprinus asiaticus isolate MX2 ecotype Aquarium Trade chromosome 19, UBuf_Myxa_2, whole genome shotgun sequence nucleotide sequence atttcccGCTGTTTGTCTATAATGAATTTGCCAACAAATAgcagttccctgtctaccaatcactttggGCAATTTGAGCGCATTCATAGAATGTGACAACATCCATAGCAACAAGGTCAACACTGCGTTATACTCTTAccttaagatttccttagtaaaggTTGCTTTCAGcagttttttaaacacattttgagcAGAAACTATTAGCTAAGAACTCTTTGAaaaactcctagtggtaagataaaaatctttgtgaatatgggcccagATCTAGAATGCAGAAGCAATGAGAGAGGTACAacaattgtgtttgtttgtttgtgcagtATCTCTAATGTCAGCAATTTCACCCTCCTCAGGAGCGTTTGGTACTGTCTATACTTCCTCGCTTTGTTGCCTTGGAGATGATTGCTGATATGACTTCTATGGATGATGAGCTTATTCCACAGCAATTTCACAAAATATATATCCATCAGTACAAAGATGTCAGGTATTTTGTAGCCTCTAACAGGGCATGTTTCAGTAACAGttattttgctaaataatttgcCAAATCATAAGTCCTGATTAAAAACATTCTAGGTAAGGTCTTTTGGTTCTCAAaagcaaaaccaattggatcacccTAAGAATGAATATCTATGGTGTCACTATGTAGAGTGCATCTTGGTCCATATGGAAACATTTGTTATTCATTGCTAATTGGTGTGGTTGTAAATAAGATGATCTGTTAGAAATAATAACCTTTTATTTTCAATATGATAATAAATTTTCAAATCTCACTCTTGTCACTTCTCTACCTTTATTATGATCTTTTTTCTCAGTATCCTCTTTGCTGACATAAAGGGCTTCACGCTGTTATCCATGAACATGTCCGCTCAGGAGTTAGTGCGCTTACTCAATGAGCTTTTTGGACGTTTTGACCGGCTAGCTGAGGTGAGCATACTTTAAAGATTAAAGCACCATACTGTTTCAATTGAGGCTTTAGctaccaaaatataatttctaatcaTTGTTAAACACCACAGTGTATTTTAAACTTATCTATGACTTATTCAACTGATCTCAGTGTATGTCTTTCCAGGAGCATCACTGCATGAGAATAAAGATCTTAGGGGACTGTTACTACTGTGTGTCTGGAGTACCAGAGCCTCAGAGGGCACATGCCCGCTACTGTGTGGAAATGGGACTAGCCATGATCTGCACCATACGGTACAATGCGAAATAATTCCCAGTGTGCGCTCTGTGTTTTCAACTGATGTAAACCTAAATATTCTAAACATTTCCTGCTTTAGAACCAACAAGTGCATGTCACATGAACAAATGCAACACTGGATCTAGTGGACATAATTTTTGGTTACCTAGTTCTGGAAAAGCTGAATTATTAGCTCTGCATATATTTGTTTCTTAAGCTAATATTTGTTTACTATCCCTGTGAGCTTGATTGTACAGTCAGTGGTACCACATttctatatgtatatttttagatctgtaagaaaGCAACTAAACTGTGACATGGATATGCGGATTGGGATCCACTCTGGCACTGTTCTGTGTGGGGTTCTAGGCCTACAGAAATGGCAGTTTGACGTTTGGTCCTGGGAtgtaggcattgctaacatgctTGAAGCAGGAGGTATTCCTGGGTGAGTAACAAGACTAGAGGAAAACAGGCATTTCACCACAGTTGAATGAAAACATGAAGACTGAAGTCACTGCATTAAAAAAGGTTGTGATCACATGTAAGACTCTATAGAGAGGCTGACTGGAGATTAAGCAGTGCATGGACAGATAATATAGACACACTATAATGATACAATAAAACCGATTTGAGTATTACAGCAAACTGCACTATTGTGAAGTACTCTCTTCTCACTGTCTACTTTGTCTACAGACGCATCCATATTTCACGCGCTACCCTAAACTGCCTGGAGGGGAACTACGAGACAGAAGATGGCCGTGGATATGAACGCAATGAGTTTCTACGAAAACACAACATTGACACATTCCTCATCTGCCACAAGGAAGAGGACCTAGACAATGTTGAAATGGAACCTCCAAAAACCCGGCAAAACCGTCGCCCTTGGAACACTGAAGTTCCATTTGACAAAATAATTGATATTAATTGTGTATGGCCCTCTTccagttaaaaaaacaacaacaacaaaaaacaaaacaaataaaaacaatgtcaagATGGTTTCTAATTCTCACAGTTAGTCTAACACTCTTTGGTGAACTTTAACCTTACAGATCTTGGCCTCCTTCACCAATGGTTCTTACGCACAGTTTCCTAATTCATCAGCAACCAGATCTAAGGAGATCAACAAACGCATCAACCATGCCATCGATCTACGCAGCAGTGAACAAATGCGTCAGGAGCACATCACTCCAGCCACACTGGTCTTTAAGGACATGAACATTGAGGAGAAGGTAGTGACAAAGTTGATGGTATAAAGACAGTTTATGTTTGCTGTAGATATAAAAGTCTGAGTTAACAAAGATTAATTTTCTCTTCCCATTGTTTCCACACAAAATCTAAGAGTTTAAGAGGTATTAAATCATGCTTGAGGTGTTTgttgcaacaacaaaaacaaacaaacaaacaaaaaaaaaactatttgattTGCTATTTGCTCAGTTCTCACAGATGAGGGATGAGATGTTTAAGACCAGTTTGGTCTGCTCCTTCATCATGCTCCTCCTGCTTATGGCAGTCCAAGCCCTCATCCCTGCACCCAGGTAAAAAGTCTAGCCAATCTCTTTCAGCAACTGAATAAAATTGCATTCCTGCTTCAAACTACAGCTTTTGTTTTAATCTTGTCATAAATGTCTCCATCCTCACAGTGTATCACCTCTACCTGCAGGTTGTATTACTGGACAGCAGTTCAGTTCAGTCTGTTCTTGCTGGGATATCTGTTACTGCTGGTGATGGTCCTGGCTGAGGAGTTCAAACATTCTCCTGTTGTCCTTCAGCAGTTCTGCTGCTGGATTCATGAGAACAACACTATGCGCAACTTGCTCACCGTCACGGCCATAACAATCAACTTTGGAATGGCCCCCTGTGACATGGTGAGACTTGTGATGGCTTTGGAGATTTGGAGacatctttaaaatgtatttttgctttTCTCTGCCAAATCTGGTTTAGAGCTCACACCAGAGTACTTGTAACTGGTTTAATTAGTCATTAGTTCTTTAAGTTTGAATGTTATCTATATCAGGGCTGGTTTATGGACCAGGCCATTTGGGCCAGAACCCCTTGAACTGCCAGCAACCTCCAAAACATTAGGCTGCATGGCTCGAGATTGGTTCCATGGTCCTCTGTGCATACAGTGCAAGCTGACCTCCAAGACCCCCAGGCAAATCAGAATGTGTGCTGCTTTAACTGGTTTTCAATGAGAATCTACTGTTCCAGTCAAAATACTGTCttatttcttgattaaaaaaacttGTACCTAGGAGCCTCTTGGGATCATGATCCGACCCTTGTCCATACCCTTAGTGTAACTGAAACACAATATGAGGTATTTTTTGGTAGAGTGGCATGGAGGATAAAGCTAACCGTAACCGCAATGTTTCAGATTTGAGTCAAGAGTTATCACTGTTGCACCCTCGAGATTGCTCCAGTCCCTGTAATTGTCTGTGAgaaactttggataaaagtgtgtcCTGAATGACCACATACTTACCAATTCAACTTATTCAAAACAATTTCACACTGTTTACCTCTCAGAAGTAACTGCAAATAGTTTGATTGGTGGAGGGTAAACAATGGgctgtttagaatgtcaaaatgcTCATTacaccattacattttttttttcaatctattGTAATTCCTTCATTTTGTGCTCATCCAGATATGGTGTAAAACTAAGACAGGGGAAATAAGCACCAATGAGACAAAGGATCATCAGACCAGCCAGAAGCTACTAACTGTCTGCTCCTATCCAGAGGTATGACTTCTATTTGAACAATTCTGATATAATGACTCTGAAATACCTACCTGTCATTATATTTCACACCTATTACATTAATGTATACAGTTCTTTGTACTGAGTGGGGTGGTTTCGATGGTGACCTGTGCTGTGTTCCTGAGGCTGAGCTCACTGTTGAAGTTGAGTATTCTGTTGCTGGTGGTGACTGTCTATGCATACTTTATCGAAGTGTCCTTCCACATTCTGTATGTAAATCAATCAGGGCAGGAACAGTTAAGTAGGTGAGTGTTTATATCATATCTATATTCAAACTCTATTTAAAAATGCCTTAAAAAGTACTTTCATATATAAGGTTAATTTGCATCTTATACTCACCAGGTCTCACTACATCAGAAGGAAGGGAGTCTCAATTCTGTTGATGGCAATATTTGTCATAGCTGTGTTCTACAATGGTCGACGGGTATGAATTTTTATAATTACCCAATTTTGACTAAACATTGCTCTGAAGCATCATATTCTCTATATCATGTGATCGTCTATCTGGCAGGGAATATGAAACCTTGCGAAAGTCTGGGATCACTTTTTATTTAGTACCATCTCACTCTGATTCAGTGGGAGGCTACAACACGACTGGACTTTTTGTGGCGTCTGCAGGCTCAGCAGGAAGTTCAGGAAATGAGAGATTTGAGGGAACAGAATGAGTGTCTGCTGCATAACATCCTGCCTGCACATGTTGCTCGTCACTTCCTAGAGAGGAACAGAAATGACGAGGTACATCATGCTTATATGCCACTTTTGCTATTTATGCTAATAATGAACTATATCTAATGATAAAGATCAGAAATAAACTATAAGGACTAAACTAGATTtgtaaattttctgaagaaaaatgtGGTACTTGCCTGTGTAAAACTTGCAGCCAGTGTGCTAacaggcccaagtcaaaagagcccaccccaagggatttttttctcccattttatcGTCTGCCTGGTATAAATTGTACatttgattgcttagaaaagtaattgtATGTCAGAGCCGTAGCCTAGTGGGCTGCGCTTATGACATGTGGTGCTGATGCATAGCAGGTGACCCGAATTCGAGTCCCAGCTTGTGAGGTCCTTTCCCgatcccattcccactcttctccctctcatttcctgtcacctctctactttccctatcccagtaaaaagccacaaaaaaagtccatacatttttattttttattttattttttttattgtactatAAGCTGCATtatttaaggtatcattcatcATTCAAGTTACACACCAAAGTTAGGGTTAAGGCTCTGATATACTTTTGAAGAAGCTCTTTAtcattcttcgttcaggggtaaaaagaagttcgaaacagccgagcaacggtatactgtttgcgaacattcagacacccaacACACTACTGTGGgaggtacatttacatttaaatattaggacgctcagtaaaaccttaacttatgtgacattaaaatgtgttatcaatgacttcatgcctcattctatgagaagaattcacactagattactaaaagatgctttttttctCCATGATGATTAAAAGCAATATATATGCAGAAGAAAATGTGCAATGTCTCTACGTGATcgacaagggcgtagatttggcttgaacattgggggggttgcagcgtgaagcatttaaatgtttccattgatcatggtagaaatattgggggggggggattgtacttgcttgttttgattatttgggggTTTTGATTATTACCTcctccccatcccccctggaatctatgcccatGGAGATCGATCGTACAGATGtaagtaaatttgcaccagctcgctaataaacTTCATGTGTTATCGTAATTAtcataaatacgagtttcccacttaAAAGTTGCACGTGAACAACCCCTCAAGTCCTAATTACGATTTGGAGactctgagataattttaataCCAGAGTTTCTGAGATGGGAGCAGTCGTAAACTTTCAACAAGGCGGAGGAAAATACGGTTTCTGTAgtaaatgacaggttttattaatttttctaaatacagctaattgtacttgccattttggtcatattcatttatgtatattagCAACCATTTGatacatgttatacatttttaaaccatgaaaatagcttgtattttaccaaaattccattatcatcagcaagctgagtaatatgtattatggtgtcaaaataaaagctgctCGAGAAATATGTATGACTGAAACTGACgttgtccatgtttcctgttctttccaacaacaaaacacttggAAGCGACTTAATCGTAATTACAACTTCAGAAGTggaaagtaggataattccgatagcacatgaaggtagCATGAAATGCTAgtgccagtgtgttcatgttgactgatcttaactgactgaaaaCTGTGAACAGGAAACCTAGCcatcacacctaccgatgacatggaccaatggcagtaagaaagtgtttagcagccggtaagaagtgttgttaaaagtttgcccaggcgagctgttaaGAACCACCGAAactaatgcaaaaacacctttggccagattttgttctaaattacgtcACACCCATTCGGTCTTCGATTTCATATcaagtatattggggccttaaGGGGATGgctcaaatccctaacccttagAATGAGCTATAGTAATattgatgcttgccttagaaagCACCACTGATAAACTAGAAAGACCAAAAAAAGTTCAACAGCTTCATTTAGTCTTTTCCCAGGAGCTGTACTCGCAGTCCTATGATGACGTAGGGGTGATGTTTGCCTCCATCGCTGGCTTTAATGACTACTATGAACAGAGAGAGATCAAACATGAGGGAGTTGAGTGTCTTAAACTGCTCAACGAGATCATTGCAGAATTTGATGAGGTAGGACTGTCCACAGCACCATTCCTGGTCTTGTCTTATGTGAAAAATCATACTGTTTTATGTTTCAAGTCTGTCAGTCATAAATACCTTTATTGTTTCTGGTTCTCTCTGAAAAAGCTATTGGAGGAGTCATATTTTTTGGACATTGAGAAAATCAAAACTATTGGCAGCTGCTACATGGCAGCGTCTGGTCTATCACCTGATAAAAAGGTAAGTCAATCTatcaaaaacagaagtgcatatactgtaaattCAAATCATATCCCACTTATTCATTTGATTGAACTATTAAATTGTTCATGATTCAGAATTTACAGTCTATATAGCTACCATTTTGTTATGTGTTTTATCTTGACCTCACAGTCTTGTGTTGTAAATGACTGGCATCATCTCAGTGAGCTGGTTCTGTTCGCTCTGGCTATGCAGGAGACTCTGAGAGAGATCAACAAACATTCTTCCAACACCTTCCAGCTCCGTGTTGGTAAGGTCTTTTTGACTTAGCCCTCAATGAGAGTAGATGCCAAATTTTACACAAACAAGGCAATGGAGGATAGAAGTACAGTCCATTCAGTAATGTACTGCTGTGTGCCTATATCTCAATTGTTCAGTCAACTCAACTAACAAACACATCTTTACTGCACTTGGCTTCACTTCCAAAGGTTGTGTTACTAAACTTGGCCTGTATGCAATGCGGCACCGGGGGTAGCAATGTAGATTAATGCTTCGCTCCATAACGTTCAATGCATTGGAGAACGTAGATGTAGTTCATGTGAAATAGCCTTAAGATATTACGATGTATTGAACAGATTGTACTTCTTTCCCTCAAAGTCTTATTTTCATCTGTGTCAAATTAAGTATACAATCTACTAAAGTAGATAAGTATTTATAAGTGTACATAAATATAATAAGTATATAATTACCTCTTATTACCTTCTAAACAATAACTATGAGTAGTGACTACTGGTAtacttatgacttttttttctctctgctaTGTATCCCCAAGGAATTGCCCATGGTCCTGTTGTTGCTGGGGTTATTGGTGCCACCAAACCCCAGTATGATATCTGGGGCATGACAGTGAACTTGGCAAGTCGGATGGACAGTACTGGGGTCAGTGGAAGGATTCAGGTTCCTGAGGCAACGTGCAATATTCTGGCAGAGTGGGGTTTTGTGCTAGAGTTGCGAGGCGAGATATTTATAAAGGGCGTCAGTGAGAGGAAGGGGCGTGTCCGAACGTACTTCATTAGCACCAAAAGGCGTCAGATGGCATGCAATGGGACTTCCAACAGAGGAAAAAATGGAAGCAAAGAGAGGACCACTCTAGCCGCTGTTGTCTTCAGCCTTGTGCAGGCCATtcacagagagaaacagagaggcgCCAATGGAGGTTTCACCCAGCCAAACAGCAACTTGATGTGAAACAACAAGCCTGAGTTCATGGTGACCTGATAGACATTCAGTTGAGACATTAACACTGCCTTCTTCAAAAGGATACCTCAAAGTTAATTTAAATGACGTTATCATAGAATCATCATATGGACTTGTCCATAGAATACAATCTGAAACCATCCCCATATCTATAGAATCCAAACAGAAGattaatatacaccgatcagccacaacattaaaaccacctgcctaatatcgtgtaggtccccctcgtgccgccaaaaacagctctgacccatcgaggcatggactccacaagacctctgaaggtgtcctgtggtatctggcaccaagacgttagcagcagatcctttaagtcctgtaagttgcgaggtggcctccatggatcggacttgttggtccatcaCATCCCatagatcaatcaaactgagatcTGGGTAATTTGGAGGCCTAGTCAACACCtggaactctttgtcatgttcctcaaaccactcCTGAACaatgtttgcagtgtggcagggcacattatcctgctgaaagaggccactgccatcagggaataccattgccatgaaggtcAATCGTTAGGTGgtgtacatgtcaaagtaacatccacatgaatgccaggacccaaggtttcccagcagaacattgtccagagcatcacactgcctccgctggcctgccttcttcccatagtgcatcctgctgccatctctttcccaggtaaacgacgcataCGCACCTGGCCGTCCacgtgatctaaaagaaaacgtgattcattgGAGGCCACCAGGCCACCTTCTtgcattgctccatggtccagttctgatgctcacatgcccattgtaggcatttTCGGCAGTGGAcaagggtcagcatgggcactctgactggtctgacgctacgcagccccatacgcagcaagctgcgatacactgtgtgttctgccacctttctatcatggccagcattaagtttttcagcaatttgtgctacagaagctcttctgtgggattggaccagacgggctagcctttgctccccacgtgcatcaatgagccttgggtgcccatggccctgtcgctggttcaccggttgtccttccttggaccacttttggtaaccactgcataccgggaacacaccacaagacctgccgttttggagatgctctgacccagtcgtctagccatttTTCccgcttccaacacatgaaattatagaactgactgttcacttgctgcctaatatatcccaccccttgacaggtgccattgtaacgagataatcgatgttattcacttcacctgtcagtggttttaatgttgtagctgatcagtatatatacattatatatacaaaattcacttttatatGTTTAACATATAACATACGTTTAACTTAAGACTAATGAAACTTAATCTATAACTTGCCACACGTTAACTAAAGTTATTGTCGATTACATGTTTTGAGACCTTGTGGGCACAAAGTTTACTGAGGTACAATGTAAATGTCCAGATAATCATGTTAAAAATGCAGTCAATTTTGCAGAACTGCAGCTAATCCACGCTGAGACAGCATACAAATGTCTCTCATGTACTGAAGAGACAAACTGTGTATATGACTTCTTTATATGTTCTGTGAGCACTAACTAAAATccttttgtacattttaatatataatagagattcagaaaatgtaaaatattttttaaatctaaaatgatgttttttacgttaaaatatacaccggcggccaaaagtttggaataatgtacagattttgctcttatagaaagaaattggtacttttaatcaccaaagtggcattcaactgatcacaatgtatagtcaggacattaatagcatgaaaaattactattacaataataataataataaaaaaaacaatttcagaacttcttaaactacttcagagttctcatcaaaaaatcctccatgtgcagcaatgacagctctgcagatccttggcattctagctgtcagtttgtccagatactcaggtgacatttcaccccacgattcctgtagcacttgccatagatgtggctgtcttatcgtGCACTTCTTacgtaccttacagtctagctgatcccacaaaagctcagtggggttaagatccataacactcttttccaattatctgttgtccaatgtctgtgtttctttgcccactctaaccttttctttttgttttttctgtttcaaaagtggcattttctttgcaattcatcccataaggcctgcacccctgaatcttctctttgacatgaaactggtgttgagcgggtagaattcaatgaagctgtcagctggagggggcctggctagctcagcaagtaaagacgctgactaccacacctggagtcgcaagttcaaatccaggacgtgctgagtgactccagtcaggcttcctaagcaaccaattggcacagttgctagggtgggtacagtcatgttgggttaacctcctcgtggtccatataatgtggttcttgctttcggtggggcacgtggtgagttgtgcgtggatgccgcggagaatagcgtgagcctcccaTGCACTAGGTCttcgcggtaatgcgctcaacaagccacatgataagatgcatggactgacaGTCTCATACGCAGTGGCAACTGACTGATGATACACtggtagccaaaagtttggaataatgtacagattttgctgtttcggaaggagatttgtactttaattcaccaaagtggcattcaactgatcacaaagtatagtcaggacattactgatgtataaaacagcaaatcactatttgaaaaaagtcatttttgatcaaatctagacaggccccatttccagcagtcatcgctccaacaccttatccttgagtaatcatgctaaattgctaatttggtactagaaaatcacttgccattatataaaacactgctgaaaactatttggttcgttaaatgaagcttaatattgtctttgcgtttgtttttgagttgccatatgCAACAGGGtgccttaaggtcaatattaggtcaaaaatggcaaaaaagaaacggctttctctagaaactcgtcagtcaatcattgttttgagtaatgAAATCTatccaatgcttgaaattgccaaaaaactgaagatttcttacaaaggagtacacaacagtcttcaaagacaaaggacaactggctctaacaaggacagaaagagatgtggaaagccagatgtacaactaaacaagaggataagtacatcagagtctctagtttgagaaatagaagctgacagcttcattgaattctacccactcaacaccagtttcatgtacaacagtaaagagaagactcaggggtgcagtgTCTTGTCAGTGTCagtgccacatctatggcaagtgctacaggaagcgtggggtgaaatgccacctgactatctggacaaactgacagctagagtaCCAagcatctgcaaagctgtcatttctgcatgtggaggattttttgaagagaactctttgaagtagtttgtttaatttgaaattaaaaaaaatttcaaattgtaatagtaatttttcacattattaatgtcctgactatacattgtgatcagttgaatgccactttggtgaataaaagtaccaatttctttccataagagcaaaatctgtacattattccaaacttttggctgccagtgtacatttataacagccatttttttttatgttgccttGGGACAGAACCGTAGCTGGCGATGTGTGCtaaacaaattattataattttatataatttcaaaTATTGTTCTAATATCATTACTGTTTGATGATCAGAGTATCTTACTGAAAATGGAAATGTCTTATTTACACTCTCTCACAAAGCATGTTATCTGATTATTCTGTAGCCCTTTTTTAGTATTTATCTAATATTTTGAACAGTATAATTTTCATTTACAAACAAAAAAGTCCTCTGAACAAGGTACATGGTACACATCCAATACCATTGtatatggtacatgaatatggtaatcattcagtaccatgttaTATTACAAAGTACTATGGCATTCCTATCTGAtaaccatcactgtaccatagtacTGCAACAGTATTTTTGTAAGTGTTATAATACTGTTCATCCCATTATTTGTTTGCAAAATGGACAAATTTgcataagattaaaaaaataaataaactgatttcTCTGCCTGCCATGCTGTATATTCTGTTCATTAGAACTAGGTGTAGCTTTAGGTAGggatggtagggacatgtccctgccaactttcagaaaatcagaaatgtcccaaaccaacatttgggcaagtttaccacatagaaaatactttaacatcatccaatgtttttattttcattttcaatgactattaaagtttctcagaatcattattcatgtgtaaattattgtccggcCTCTTGTTGAAGCAGCGCACAAATGGCGCTgtcacctgttacttttctcagcgctgttgaTGATGCatcaatcacagtcatttgtgattactgcacaatgattaaaaaaaaaaaaaaaaaaaaaaaaaaaaaaatatatatatatatatatatatatatatatatatatatatatatatatatatatatatattatacaggcaGATTTCCATTTGTGTCTAAGgtccaatccttgaaattaatagatttaaacaagcatactgttTGTGTATAATTATTGCCTGTC carries:
- the LOC127410295 gene encoding adenylate cyclase type 8-like, producing MVTFNNTTDIHKMQPPSCINTPMSPGMRRKQLLWQNAVKHIIGQREMREQLGVEPARKIYVTDAYIEEINKQICSKASRGMTKRRSSAARVHPSFFGERSNSSTLQTRRATHYVSDADFFVHWGHTIHGVYVPTLRHTFKSRDLEKLYQRHSSHTRRTSLVITNIINAAAKLHLLLLYLALAPEGSDTLLGWFTGFFMACEVALCVLVLTCKRSHSPRWLHYAGMASWLSQTAQILGGLAYGLERDQSWYVLFTLFATYTLLPLPLLWAIGAGTLTSTLHLILEIIRHFSEVGLLRKILAKALLYICMNVVGLFVHYLTDRSQRQAFLETRRCIEGHMRLETENQRQERLVLSILPRFVALEMIADMTSMDDELIPQQFHKIYIHQYKDVSILFADIKGFTLLSMNMSAQELVRLLNELFGRFDRLAEEHHCMRIKILGDCYYCVSGVPEPQRAHARYCVEMGLAMICTIRSVRKQLNCDMDMRIGIHSGTVLCGVLGLQKWQFDVWSWDVGIANMLEAGGIPGRIHISRATLNCLEGNYETEDGRGYERNEFLRKHNIDTFLICHKEEDLDNVEMEPPKTRQNRRPWNTEVPFDKIIDINCILASFTNGSYAQFPNSSATRSKEINKRINHAIDLRSSEQMRQEHITPATLVFKDMNIEEKFSQMRDEMFKTSLVCSFIMLLLLMAVQALIPAPRLYYWTAVQFSLFLLGYLLLLVMVLAEEFKHSPVVLQQFCCWIHENNTMRNLLTVTAITINFGMAPCDMIWCKTKTGEISTNETKDHQTSQKLLTVCSYPEFFVLSGVVSMVTCAVFLRLSSLLKLSILLLVVTVYAYFIEVSFHILYVNQSGQEQLSRSHYIRRKGVSILLMAIFVIAVFYNGRRWEATTRLDFLWRLQAQQEVQEMRDLREQNECLLHNILPAHVARHFLERNRNDEELYSQSYDDVGVMFASIAGFNDYYEQREIKHEGVECLKLLNEIIAEFDELLEESYFLDIEKIKTIGSCYMAASGLSPDKKSCVVNDWHHLSELVLFALAMQETLREINKHSSNTFQLRVGIAHGPVVAGVIGATKPQYDIWGMTVNLASRMDSTGVSGRIQVPEATCNILAEWGFVLELRGEIFIKGVSERKGRVRTYFISTKRRQMACNGTSNRGKNGSKERTTLAAVVFSLVQAIHREKQRGANGGFTQPNSNLM